The sequence below is a genomic window from Dyadobacter sp. CECT 9275.
CACCAAGGTTTCATCCAGCAATCCGCGTTGTTTAAGGTCTGTCACCAGCGCCGCCGATGCCTGATCCACATCCATAGCCTGTTTGGTGATTTCAAACGGAAGATTACCATGCTGGTCCCATCCCTGGTGGTAAAGCTGTACAAAACGGACCCCATTTTCCGACAGTTTTCTGGCAAGCAAGCAGTTTGCCGCATAGGTTCCGGGAACAAGGCAGTCGGGACCATATAGTTTAATAATATCGTCCGATTCTTTCGATAGGTCCATCACTTCCGGAACAGCCGTCTGCATGCGGTAAGCCATTTCATACTGCTTAACCTTAGTAGTAATTTCCGGATCACCAAACTCCTTGTATGATATTTCATTGAGTTCCGAAATCTGGTCCAGCATATCTCTCCGCTCTTTCCTGTCCATTCCTTCAGGATCGCGGAGGTATAGCACCGGATCTTCTCCTTTACTGAACTGTACTCCCTGATGCACTGAATCCAGAAAGCCATTGGACCACAGCTTGGAATAGACACCCTGCCCGTTACCCACACCACGGGAAAGCAATACGGTGAAATTTGGTAAATTTTTATTTTCATTGCCCAGCCCGTAGCTCAGCCACGAACCCATACTTGGTCTGTTACCCTGCTGTGAACCGGTCTGCAGAAAGGTAAGGGCGGGGTCGTGGTTGATTGCTTCGGTGTACATAGATCTTATGATACACAGATCATCCACTATTTTCGAAGTATAGGGCAGCAAGTCGCTCACCCATGCACGGGACTGGCCGTATTGCTGAAAGTTAGTGAACGAGCCAACGAGAGGAAAGGAAGCCTGGTTGGCTGTCATGCCTGTCAGACGCTGGGTTCCACGCACAGAAGGCGGAATCTCCTGACCGAACATCTCCCTCAATTTCGGTTTATAGTCAAACAATTCCTGTTGAGATGGTGCTCCGTTTTGAAAGAGATAGATAACCCTTTTTGCCTTTGGAGCAAAATGCGGAATACCTGGAGCCAGCGAATCATCTGCACCGCCGCTTTTAAAAAGGTCCGGCATCAAAAGAGAACCCAGGGCCACACTTCCCAACCCGAGACTCATTGACGACAAAAATCTTCGCCGGTTAAAATTAAATCCATGTTCCAGAATCTCCTTTTCCATAATCTTTATTTTTCGCCTACGGCCCAATTCTTAACTTTTAACTCTTAACTTCTAACAACTCCCTCCTAAGACTTCGTAATCGTCTCCTCAAGGTTATATATGGTTGATATCACCCGCATCATGGATGCCAGTGTTTTTTTATCCATATTTTTTGTGAGCGGATACTCCCCTACAGCAATCATTTTTGCAGCCGCCTGATCGGTCATACTTTTGAGCTGTTTGTCGTAATAGGCGGTCAGGATATCCAGTTCCTTTTCGCTCGGTTTACGGCATACAATGAGACGAAATGCTTTGGTAATTTTCTCTTTCGAATCCGTCTTCTCATCCAGCAAACGGGCAGCCAATACCCTTGACGCTTCCAGTACCGCAGGATCATTCATCATTACCAAAGCCTGTAACGGGGTATTTGTCTTTAATCGTTTTACCTCGCACAAATCCCTATTGCTCGCGTCGAAAATACTCATGGTAGGAGGCGGAACCGTACGTTTGATCAGCGTATACATCCCTCTCCGGTATAACTTAGAACCATGGTCCTGTACATACATCGACAAAAGGCCACGCCCCGAAGTAGCACCTTCCCAAAGACCCGCGGGCTGATAAGGCTTCACACTGGGACCGCCTATGGTTTTTACAAGCAATCCGCTGCTGGCCAGTACGAGGTCTTTAATATACTCCGCATCAATATGATACCTTGAAGAACGTGAAAGAAATACATTTTCGGGGTCCGCTTTTAACTTATCCGGAGATACCAGCGCCGACTGACGATACGTGGCAGAAGTTACCAACTGCCTGACAAGCCTTTTAATATCCCAGTTGTGTTCCATGAAATCCACCGAAAGCCAGTCAAGCAAGGCAGGATGTGATGGCAGTTCTCCCTGCATTCCGAAATCTCCGGAGGTTTTAACAATACCCCTTCCGAAAAACTCCTGCCACATTTGGTTCACAAAAACCCTTGACGTCAGAGGATTCTGTTTGTCAAACAACCATTGAGATAACCCCAGACGGTTTTTAGGATATTTATTACTGAAAGGTAAAATGGCTTTGGGAGTTCCTGCCTCCACCTCGTCGCCGGGGGCATCATACACGCCCCGTTTCAGAATATAAGTTTTACGCAAGGTATCCAGGTCTCCCATTACCGAAACGATCAACCGGTTGGTATCTGCTTTGTTCACGAAGGTGAGGATGTTTTTCACATCATCATCGCTGATTTCCATCAGGGGCTTTTTGGCATAGGTTTCGGGCCCGCCGATAACCGACTCTATCCCCACTTCTCTGACATTGTTAAAAAATGCGAATAGCTGGTAATACTCCTTTTGCGAAACCGGGTCATACTTATGATCGTGGCAGTGGGCACATTCCACTGTCATACCCAAAAACGCCTTCCCAAAAAGATCATTACGGTCGGTTACGTAGGAAATGCGGTATTCCTCCGGAATCACCCCACCTTCCTCGGTAATTTTATGATTCCGGTTAAAACCAGTTGCCAGTAATTGTTCCTTGGAGGCATTGGGCAGCAGGTCCCCGGCGAGCTGCCAGGTCACGAAATCATTGTAATGCATATTTTTATTGAAGGCGTGGATCACCCAATCGCGCCAGGGCCATTGTGTCCGGTATCCATCGTCCTGATATCCGTGCGAATCGGCATAACGGGCAACATCCAGCCAGTGAACAGCCATTTTCTCACCATAAGCAGGATTTTTAAGCAACTGGTCCACCGCCCTTTCATATGCATCCGGCCTGTTATCGGCCAGAAAATCATCCATCATTTTCAGGGTTGGGGGCAATCCCGTCAGATCCAGGCTAACCCTCTTCAAGAGTCTTTCCTTATCTGCTTCCTCATTTGGGGATAGATCCTTTTCCTGCTGTTTGGCCAGGATAAAATAATCTATTTCATTTCTGGCCCACTCTGCATGATCCACTTCGGGAACAGCTGGTTTCTTGGGAGCCACAAACGCCCAGTGCTTCTCATATTTGGCACCCTGTTTAATCCATTTCTCTATCAGCGAAATCTCCCTCTGCGATAGCTTGAGATTGGATTCAACCGGAGGCATTATTTTGGTTGTATCCTCGGTGGTGATGCGAAGATATACCTGCGACAATTCAGGTTTACCAGCAATAAGGGCATGTGCAGATGGATTTTCTTTAAGGGCCTTAAATGCTTCTTCCGCAATATCAAGCCGAAGTCCCGCTTCCCTTTTGTTTTCATCGGGACCATGGCACGTAAAACACTTGTCCGAAAGTATAGGCCTTATATCAAAATTATAGGTCACTTCCTTTGGAAGCCTGGCCTCGGTTGTTCCCTGACTTGAACTGTTACTACAGGACTGGAAAAGCGTAATGGCCACCAGCATTACAATACTAAACAAAACCGACTTTAACATATGCTGTTCTTCTCAATTATTACATCTTTTAACGTTTGATTTTATTAAAAAATGCACATTTATTAGTAATATTCCTCATTAAAATGCCGTCAACTATCCTGCTCTGTACTGGTTGAATTTAAAATCAGCGATTTTCCGGCCTACTACAGATGAAAGACGGGCACGCTTTATTCTACTGTTTTTACCTGTTTCAGGCGTTCCGGAGCAAAAGCCGAACGATAATTTCATTTGAATAGATCCTGAAAAAATGGCAGTTCCAACGCTTGCACGTTTTATTGCCGCACTGATCTCCAATCCTTGCTTTTACACAGGGCCGTTTTAGGGGGCGCAAATCATTAATCCCTGATTATTTCTCGCAGACCGACATTTTTTACATTCAAGTGCAGGCAGGTTCCGTAATTTTACACAACTTCGCAATCTTACCGACTCTTATTGCTGATGATTCATAATGATGCCGCTATTCTGGGCCTGCTGATGGTAGTTCTTGCCCTGATTTTTTATACAGCCTCCCTACCTGGCAACTTCGTTCAACGCTTTTACACAGTTATCCCTCCACTACTGCTTTGCTATTTCATTCCCGGGATTCTTAATTCTTTCGGATTTATTGATGGTACCGGTTCGCAATTGTATCCGGTGGTTTCCAAATATTTTCTTCCTGCCTGCCTGGTTCTCTTCACACTGGGGATGGACTGGCGGTCACTGGGAAAACTTGGTCCCAAGGCACTGATAGCCATGCTTTCGGGTACTGTGGGGGTAATGCTTGGCGGGCCGCTGGCGTTGTGGATGGTGGGGATGGTCAGTCCTGAAACCGTTGCCGGCCAGGGAGCTGACGAAACCTGGCGTGGACTGGCGACCATTGCCGGAAGCTGGATTGGCGGAGGCGCCAATCAGACTGCCCTGCGGGAAGTATTCAAACCGAGCGATCAATTATTTTCACAGGTTATAGCCGTTGACGTACTTGTTGCCGAGCTATGGATGGCAGTTCTGATTTACGGCGCGGGTATCTCCAGAAAGATAGATCATCTGCTAGGTGCTGACGACCGACAAATTAGCGAGGTACAGGATAGTATGCAGGCAGAGCTGGTTTCCAATCAGCGTATTCCTGCCATGCGCGATTATATTTACCTGGCAGCCGTGGGTTTTGGAGCAACCGGATTATCTCACCTGCTGGCTGATATGATCGTACCCTACCTGTCGGAGCACTATCCCGGCCTTCAAAAATTCAGTCTTACCTCGTCGTTTTTCTGGGTGGTAGCCATCGCTACTTTGGTAGGTATCTTTTTATCGGCCACGCCACTCCGTAAGCTTGAACACTTGGGTGCATCCAAACTGGGTACCGTATTCCTCTACGTCCTGATTGCCACCATTGGGATGCAAATGGACCTGAAAGCCGTAGCCGGAAATCCCGGTTTATTTGCCATTGGCTTTCTGTGGATCGTAATCCACGCACTGATCCTCATTGGCGTCTGCAAGTGGCTAAAAATCCCGTTTTTCTTTCTGGCTGTTGGAAGCCAGGCGAATGTAGGCGGGTCTGCGTCTGCCTCTGCAGTGGCGGCTGCCTTCCACCCCGCTCTGGCGCCTGTCGGTGTTTTACTTGCGATACTTGGCTATGCCATAGGTACTTATGGTGGTTACGTCACGGCGCTTATGATGCAATGGGTAAGCCATCAGTTATAGAAGAATATATCCTGTATTGCAACGAACTGAATATAAAAAAACATGATAATACCCGCTCGGCCAGTAAGATGAACCAATTTCATTTGGTTTTAGGTTTACTAGTCTGACCACGTCTTAAAAACAAAAACTTAACTTAACGGATCCAAATCGGCATGATGAATTGGGTAAATATTACGGCTGAAAAAGAAGTTGAAGCCATTAAAAAATCTGAAAATTTCTCTATCATTTACAAACACAGCCCCCGGTGTATGACAAGCCTGATGGCTTACCGACGCCTGAAAATGGAGGTCAATGCTGCTCCCGACGCCAATGTACCTATTTATATCGTGGATGTGATCAGCAACCGGAGAGAATCCATGGCCGTGGCAGAGGCATTCGGGGTACCGCATGAATCTCCGCAAATACTGCTGATCAAAAGCGGAGAATGTATATTTGACACTTCACATGAAGATGTATCGTTGCAAGAACCTCTGAGCAGGATTGTCGTTTAATGGCAGTATGCCCCACGCTTAGGAAATTAGAGGCTTCTCCCCAATCTCTTGGGTAAAAATGCAAGGTTTCCCTGTTTTAGTTTCATATCAACCGGAGACAGAGCATGTTAAGAAGAGATTTTATCAGGAATACGGGAACATTGGCACTGGCCGGTTCGGTTGCTACGCCGTTTATGGATTTAGATAAACAGCCTGCAAAAAACAAACTGCCTAAATGGAAAGGGTTTAATCTGCTCGATTTCTTTTCTCCTGATCCTGGAAAAGGCAGGAAGCGTACCACAGCCGAACAGTTGAAATGGATGAGCGACTGGGGTTTTGATTTTGTCAGAATTCCAATGGCCTATCCCGTTTATCTAAAATTTGACAGAAGCCGCAATATTAACCCGGAGGAGGTATACCATATTGACCAGCAGGCGGTTGATAAAATTGATGAACTTGTGCGGCTCGCACAACAGCACAACCTGCACGTAAGCCTGAACCTGCATCGTGCGCCAGGATATTGTGTTAATGCCGGATTTCATGAACCCTATAATCTCTGGACCGACCAGGCCGCACTGGATGCTTTTTGCTTTCACTGGAACATGTGGGCGAAGCGTTACAAAAATGTATCGGCTACCAGGATCAGCTTTGACCTTGTAAACGAGCCAAGTATGCGTGCAGATATGAACGATCAGCATTCCAAACGTAGTTCAGTTCCGGGGGAGGTATACCGAAAGGTGGCTATGGCTGCTTCGGCGGCCATCAGGAAGGAAAATCGCCAGCATCTGATTATTGCGGACGGGAATGATGTAGGATCCAGCGTGATCCCCGAAATCGCAGATCTGGACATTGCCCAAAGTTGCCGCGGATATCACCCAGGGATCATTTCACATTACAAGGCTCCGTGGGCCATGAAGGATGTCAACAACGTACCCGATCCTAAATGGCCTGGCCAGGTAGGCAACCAGTATTTAAGCAGGGAAATGCTCGAAAAATTTTACAAACCCTGGATAGACCTGGTCAATAAAGGCGTCGGTGTGCATTGCGGAGAGTGCGGATGTTGGAACAAAACACCGCATGATGTGTTCCTGGCCTGGTTTAATGACGTACTGGATATCCTGACCTCCAATGGCATAGGTTTTTCCCTCTGGGAATTCTCCGGCGATTTCGGGGTACTGAATTCCAACCGTTCTGATGTGGCTTATGAAGACTGGCACGGCCACAAGCTCGACAGAAAACTGCTGACGCTCATGCAAAAGTACTAAGTGTTGTTATGGCGTTTTAGCCGGAATACCGGCCAAAGCCTTTTCTATCTTTTCTGAAGCATTCTGGCTTGGGCGGCTTGCAAAATTCTCAATAATATTTCCATCTGCGCCAATGAGTGTATAGTGCGGGTATACACTGATTTTATATTTGCTCTCCAGGGTTTCACGCCAGGCAGGATTGGCAATCAGGTTGATCGTTTTCAGGTTATACTTATCAATGGCGGCCAGCCACTTTTTTCGGTCGGTATCGATACTGATACTGATGATACGGACAGGCTGGCCCCGGAATTTTTCCACCATTTTATTTTCAAAAGGCATTTCATGAATACAGCCACCGCAGGATGAAAACCAGAAGGACAAATAAACGACCTCACCTTTAAACTGGCCCAGCGAGACCAATGAATCCCGCTGATCAGCCAAAAAAAATGTCGGCGCTTTGTCGCCTTTTTTTAATGATCTGACCTGGCTTTCACATTTGGCTAATAAGTAAGCTACAAGATATTTGTACCTGTCGTTTACCTGTAATTCTGATAGCTGCCGGGCAGTATTTTCGGGAGCACCCAGTATTCCGCCTCCTGCCTGCCAGAGCTGGAAATAAGTGACCAAATCCTTCCCCAGGTAACGTTTAGCTGTTGCCCTTAGCTCATTTTCCCCCACTGTTGTGTGGGCTGCGCCTTTGGCTTTCATATAAATAAATGCTTCCAGGAAATTCAGATAGTCGTATTGATAGAAAGCACTGGTGTCTTGGATGGCCAGCTGATCCAGAAAACTCAGGTAGGTTACTGGGATGGTCTGAGTTTTCTTCTGGTAATCAATCTGATAACTGATTGCGTATAATCTCAGCCGGGCATCCGAATAGCTGATAGAAGCGGACTCATACGTTTTGAACCAGTACGGCAGCCTGTGTGTCTCCTGATACCTGCTCCAGAAGCCGGCTTCGGCATGGTGAAGGCTGTCAATTTTCGTTTTGAACATTTTCAGGTCTTCTGCCTGTCCACAGGCATTCAGGGCGAGTTGTGCAGTTTCTATGGGAAAAGCATGTTTTTTAGCCAGATAATAAGCTTGTATTTCCTGATTTTTCCCCTGAAACTGAATACTACTGTACGGATCGGAAACATTGGGATCCTCGGTTAAAATCACCCCCACAGTATCCCCCGGAACCAGCAAGAGCCTTAACTTAAATCCGTTAAGTGTCAGAAACACCGTATTTTCGACATTTTTTACGGGACATGAAATGGACAATGTTCGTCTGTTGTGATGCAGAGAGTCCTTCATGTGGGTAATCTCGTGCTGAGGAAAGGAGTGAAAAATATCCAGTTCCACCGGAAAATCTGCATTCAAAAGCGTATACCCTATCTGCAGTGTAGCATTACCCGTCAGGTCTGGAAGTTGAGTGATTGAATTTTGCGCCTGTATGTTACTAAATACCGACAGCAGCAATAGTACCGTATAAAAAAGCCTCCCCATGATTCAAAGGATCAATTGAACGTTCATAGTATTTCAACAAAACTAAGGTACAAGTTATTTAACTATTTTTTTAGGTATCTTAAACTTATATTAAAATTTACAGAATAACTGGCCTGATTTTGAAGGCAGAAAGTATTCCATTCATGCTATTTCAACCTACCTCTCAATTTCGATCGTTCAGGTTTTATCCTGTACTGCTAACCGGCCTTGCCTTGTCAATCGGTTGGGGCATCCGTGGAAATTTTGGCCATGAATACGGCGCCGCTTTTGCAGGGTGTTTGGCCGCACTTACGGTATCCTTGGTTTCGGGCCGGGAAGACTGGCGCGGCAGAGTATTATATTTTGGCTTCTTTGGAGCTTTGGGATGGGGTTTTGGTGGTTCCATGTCCTACATGCAGGTGATCGCATATACCCAGAGCGGGCATTGGCCGTCGCAGTGGTATGGTTATTCCTGCCTATTTCTGATCGGCTTCCTATGGGCGGCCCTGGGAAGTATCGGCACGGCTCTTCCGGCAGTTGCAGACAAAGAAACACTTGTCGGACTTTTTCGTCCTATAGTGTTTGTATTTGCTGCCTGGTTTATT
It includes:
- a CDS encoding DUF819 family protein; the encoded protein is MIHNDAAILGLLMVVLALIFYTASLPGNFVQRFYTVIPPLLLCYFIPGILNSFGFIDGTGSQLYPVVSKYFLPACLVLFTLGMDWRSLGKLGPKALIAMLSGTVGVMLGGPLALWMVGMVSPETVAGQGADETWRGLATIAGSWIGGGANQTALREVFKPSDQLFSQVIAVDVLVAELWMAVLIYGAGISRKIDHLLGADDRQISEVQDSMQAELVSNQRIPAMRDYIYLAAVGFGATGLSHLLADMIVPYLSEHYPGLQKFSLTSSFFWVVAIATLVGIFLSATPLRKLEHLGASKLGTVFLYVLIATIGMQMDLKAVAGNPGLFAIGFLWIVIHALILIGVCKWLKIPFFFLAVGSQANVGGSASASAVAAAFHPALAPVGVLLAILGYAIGTYGGYVTALMMQWVSHQL
- a CDS encoding TlpA family protein disulfide reductase, which encodes MGRLFYTVLLLLSVFSNIQAQNSITQLPDLTGNATLQIGYTLLNADFPVELDIFHSFPQHEITHMKDSLHHNRRTLSISCPVKNVENTVFLTLNGFKLRLLLVPGDTVGVILTEDPNVSDPYSSIQFQGKNQEIQAYYLAKKHAFPIETAQLALNACGQAEDLKMFKTKIDSLHHAEAGFWSRYQETHRLPYWFKTYESASISYSDARLRLYAISYQIDYQKKTQTIPVTYLSFLDQLAIQDTSAFYQYDYLNFLEAFIYMKAKGAAHTTVGENELRATAKRYLGKDLVTYFQLWQAGGGILGAPENTARQLSELQVNDRYKYLVAYLLAKCESQVRSLKKGDKAPTFFLADQRDSLVSLGQFKGEVVYLSFWFSSCGGCIHEMPFENKMVEKFRGQPVRIISISIDTDRKKWLAAIDKYNLKTINLIANPAWRETLESKYKISVYPHYTLIGADGNIIENFASRPSQNASEKIEKALAGIPAKTP
- the ytxJ gene encoding bacillithiol system redox-active protein YtxJ gives rise to the protein MMNWVNITAEKEVEAIKKSENFSIIYKHSPRCMTSLMAYRRLKMEVNAAPDANVPIYIVDVISNRRESMAVAEAFGVPHESPQILLIKSGECIFDTSHEDVSLQEPLSRIVV
- a CDS encoding glycoside hydrolase family 5 protein; amino-acid sequence: MLRRDFIRNTGTLALAGSVATPFMDLDKQPAKNKLPKWKGFNLLDFFSPDPGKGRKRTTAEQLKWMSDWGFDFVRIPMAYPVYLKFDRSRNINPEEVYHIDQQAVDKIDELVRLAQQHNLHVSLNLHRAPGYCVNAGFHEPYNLWTDQAALDAFCFHWNMWAKRYKNVSATRISFDLVNEPSMRADMNDQHSKRSSVPGEVYRKVAMAASAAIRKENRQHLIIADGNDVGSSVIPEIADLDIAQSCRGYHPGIISHYKAPWAMKDVNNVPDPKWPGQVGNQYLSREMLEKFYKPWIDLVNKGVGVHCGECGCWNKTPHDVFLAWFNDVLDILTSNGIGFSLWEFSGDFGVLNSNRSDVAYEDWHGHKLDRKLLTLMQKY
- a CDS encoding PSD1 and planctomycete cytochrome C domain-containing protein, which translates into the protein MLKSVLFSIVMLVAITLFQSCSNSSSQGTTEARLPKEVTYNFDIRPILSDKCFTCHGPDENKREAGLRLDIAEEAFKALKENPSAHALIAGKPELSQVYLRITTEDTTKIMPPVESNLKLSQREISLIEKWIKQGAKYEKHWAFVAPKKPAVPEVDHAEWARNEIDYFILAKQQEKDLSPNEEADKERLLKRVSLDLTGLPPTLKMMDDFLADNRPDAYERAVDQLLKNPAYGEKMAVHWLDVARYADSHGYQDDGYRTQWPWRDWVIHAFNKNMHYNDFVTWQLAGDLLPNASKEQLLATGFNRNHKITEEGGVIPEEYRISYVTDRNDLFGKAFLGMTVECAHCHDHKYDPVSQKEYYQLFAFFNNVREVGIESVIGGPETYAKKPLMEISDDDVKNILTFVNKADTNRLIVSVMGDLDTLRKTYILKRGVYDAPGDEVEAGTPKAILPFSNKYPKNRLGLSQWLFDKQNPLTSRVFVNQMWQEFFGRGIVKTSGDFGMQGELPSHPALLDWLSVDFMEHNWDIKRLVRQLVTSATYRQSALVSPDKLKADPENVFLSRSSRYHIDAEYIKDLVLASSGLLVKTIGGPSVKPYQPAGLWEGATSGRGLLSMYVQDHGSKLYRRGMYTLIKRTVPPPTMSIFDASNRDLCEVKRLKTNTPLQALVMMNDPAVLEASRVLAARLLDEKTDSKEKITKAFRLIVCRKPSEKELDILTAYYDKQLKSMTDQAAAKMIAVGEYPLTKNMDKKTLASMMRVISTIYNLEETITKS
- a CDS encoding DUF1501 domain-containing protein, with translation MEKEILEHGFNFNRRRFLSSMSLGLGSVALGSLLMPDLFKSGGADDSLAPGIPHFAPKAKRVIYLFQNGAPSQQELFDYKPKLREMFGQEIPPSVRGTQRLTGMTANQASFPLVGSFTNFQQYGQSRAWVSDLLPYTSKIVDDLCIIRSMYTEAINHDPALTFLQTGSQQGNRPSMGSWLSYGLGNENKNLPNFTVLLSRGVGNGQGVYSKLWSNGFLDSVHQGVQFSKGEDPVLYLRDPEGMDRKERRDMLDQISELNEISYKEFGDPEITTKVKQYEMAYRMQTAVPEVMDLSKESDDIIKLYGPDCLVPGTYAANCLLARKLSENGVRFVQLYHQGWDQHGNLPFEITKQAMDVDQASAALVTDLKQRGLLDETLVIWGGEFGRTSYTQGKLTPENYGRDHHPRCFTIWMAGGGIKPGIVYGETDELGYNIAKDPVHVHDFQATVLHQLGLNHEKLTFKHLGRRYRLTDISGKVVPGIIS